The following coding sequences lie in one Vicinamibacterales bacterium genomic window:
- a CDS encoding competence/damage-inducible protein A yields the protein MPLHAAEIIAVGSELLGSARVDTNSLYIADRLSALGIELRLKHVVGDEPGDLASTVRQALARVDVIVLTGGLGPTDDDLTRDVVSAVLERPLTIDERIVQAIQARFARRGLEMPEMNRRQAQVPEGALVLDNPNGTAPGLFIDHHGQAVVLLPGPPREMQPMFDRVCEGPLAERAGDERIFRTSLFLTGLGESHVEQLAQPIYARYRGATPPVATTILAAMGQVELHLSVRDRDQPRALAVLDRVRAELLAALGSHVYSSDGRAMEEIVGERLVSRGWTIAAAESCTGGLLMSRLTDVAGSSAYVRAGVVAYDNADKIALVGVPAVTLQQHGAVSEPVAIAMAEGIKARTGADVTVAITGIAGPGGGSAEKPVGTVVIAVLAPGRDAFVRTFQFIGARTQVKYQSTQAALNRIRLMTVDV from the coding sequence ATGCCGCTGCACGCCGCGGAAATCATCGCTGTCGGTTCGGAGCTGCTCGGCTCGGCGCGGGTCGACACCAACTCGCTCTACATCGCCGACAGGCTGTCGGCGCTCGGCATCGAGCTGCGGCTCAAGCACGTGGTCGGCGACGAACCAGGGGACCTCGCGTCCACGGTACGCCAGGCGCTGGCGCGGGTCGACGTGATCGTGCTCACCGGCGGGCTCGGCCCGACCGACGACGACCTGACGCGCGATGTCGTTTCGGCGGTGCTCGAGCGGCCGCTGACGATCGACGAGCGGATCGTGCAGGCGATCCAGGCGCGGTTCGCGCGCCGCGGCCTCGAGATGCCGGAGATGAACCGACGCCAGGCACAGGTGCCTGAAGGAGCGTTGGTGCTCGACAATCCCAACGGTACGGCGCCGGGGTTGTTCATCGATCACCATGGGCAGGCGGTGGTGTTGCTGCCCGGGCCGCCGCGCGAGATGCAGCCGATGTTCGATCGCGTCTGCGAGGGTCCGCTGGCCGAGCGCGCCGGCGACGAGCGCATCTTCCGGACGTCGCTCTTCCTCACCGGCCTGGGCGAATCGCATGTGGAGCAACTCGCGCAGCCGATTTATGCGCGTTATCGCGGCGCCACCCCGCCGGTGGCGACGACGATTCTGGCGGCGATGGGGCAGGTCGAGCTGCACCTGTCGGTTCGCGATCGCGACCAGCCGCGGGCGCTCGCGGTCCTCGACCGCGTTCGCGCGGAGCTGCTTGCCGCGCTCGGCAGCCACGTCTACAGCAGCGACGGCCGCGCGATGGAAGAAATCGTCGGCGAGCGTCTCGTCTCGCGCGGCTGGACGATCGCGGCCGCGGAGTCGTGCACCGGCGGCCTGCTGATGTCGCGCCTCACCGACGTCGCCGGCAGCTCCGCCTACGTCCGCGCCGGCGTCGTCGCCTACGACAATGCCGACAAGATCGCGCTCGTCGGCGTCCCGGCGGTGACGCTGCAGCAGCACGGGGCGGTCAGCGAACCGGTGGCGATCGCGATGGCCGAGGGCATCAAGGCGCGCACCGGCGCCGACGTGACGGTCGCTATCACCGGCATCGCCGGCCCTGGCGGCGGCTCGGCGGAGAAGCCGGTCGGCACGGTGGTGATTGCCGTGCTGGCGCCGGGGCGTGACGCGTTCGTGCGGACGTTCCAGTTCATCGGCGCGCGGACCCAGGTGAAGTATCAATCAACGCAGGCCGCGCTGAATCGCATCAGGCTCATGACGGTCGACGTCTAG
- a CDS encoding bifunctional 3,4-dihydroxy-2-butanone-4-phosphate synthase/GTP cyclohydrolase II, producing MATRKGKTPFASIEDAVAAIRDGRMIIVVDDEDRENEGDLTIAAEKVTPDVINFMARHGRGQICLSMEGSRLDELELALAVNDNTTPFGTAFCVPIDAKYHITTGISAADRAATILTAIDPRTRPSDLARPGHVSPLRARDGGVLVRTGQTEAAVDLARIAGLYPAGVICEIMNEDGTMARVPELVRFARKHDLLMITVADLIKYRMKTETLVRRVASAKLPTDFGDFRAVAFDGGIDGETHVALVKGDIGDGEQVMVRVHSRCLTGDVFHSLRCDCGPQLAAAMSRIEQEGRGVILYLNQEGRGIGLANKIRAYELQEQGLDTVEANERLGFKADQRDYGIGVQILKDLGVRSMRLLSNNPRKLVGLEGYGLSVVEWLPLEIPASATTLAYLKTKKEKLGHRLRGV from the coding sequence ATGGCTACGCGAAAAGGCAAGACACCGTTCGCGTCGATCGAAGACGCGGTGGCCGCCATCCGCGACGGCCGCATGATCATCGTCGTGGACGACGAGGACCGCGAGAACGAAGGGGACCTGACGATCGCGGCCGAGAAGGTCACGCCCGACGTGATCAACTTCATGGCGAGGCACGGCCGCGGCCAGATCTGCCTGTCGATGGAGGGAAGCCGCCTCGACGAGCTCGAGCTGGCGCTGGCGGTCAACGACAATACGACGCCGTTCGGCACCGCCTTCTGCGTGCCGATCGACGCCAAGTACCACATCACCACCGGCATCTCGGCGGCGGACCGCGCCGCGACGATCCTGACGGCGATCGATCCGCGCACGCGGCCGTCGGATCTGGCGCGTCCCGGCCACGTCTCGCCGCTGCGGGCGCGCGACGGCGGCGTGCTGGTCCGGACCGGTCAGACCGAAGCCGCCGTCGATCTCGCGCGGATCGCCGGACTCTATCCCGCCGGCGTGATCTGCGAGATCATGAACGAGGACGGGACGATGGCCCGCGTTCCCGAGCTGGTGCGGTTCGCCAGGAAGCACGACCTGCTGATGATCACGGTCGCCGACCTGATCAAGTACCGCATGAAGACCGAGACGCTGGTGCGGCGGGTCGCGTCGGCCAAGCTGCCCACCGACTTCGGCGACTTTCGCGCGGTGGCCTTCGACGGCGGGATCGACGGTGAAACGCACGTCGCGCTGGTCAAGGGGGACATCGGCGATGGCGAGCAGGTCATGGTGCGTGTCCATTCACGCTGCCTGACCGGCGACGTCTTCCACTCGCTGCGCTGCGACTGCGGGCCGCAGCTCGCCGCCGCCATGTCGCGCATCGAGCAGGAAGGGCGCGGCGTGATCCTGTATCTCAACCAGGAAGGCCGCGGCATCGGGCTCGCCAACAAGATCCGCGCCTACGAGCTCCAGGAGCAGGGGCTCGACACCGTCGAAGCCAACGAGCGTCTCGGCTTCAAGGCCGACCAGCGGGACTACGGCATCGGGGTGCAGATCCTGAAGGACCTCGGGGTCCGTTCGATGCGGCTGCTCTCGAACAACCCGCGCAAGCTGGTGGGCCTCGAAGGCTACGGCTTGTCGGTAGTCGAATGGCTGCCGCTCGAGATTCCGGCGTCGGCGACGACGCTGGCATACCTCAAGACGAAGAAAGAAAAGCTCGGGCACCGCCTCCGCGGCGTGTAG
- a CDS encoding phosphatidylglycerophosphatase A: MIRLAVFLATVAYCGYFPVAPGTVGSAAGLIVYLLVWWTRSPIIEVGLIAVTFFVGTWAATHAERYFGGIDPGPVVIDEVLGMLITLAFIPAGWSAALAGFLLFRVADVIKPFPANRFEKLHGGLGIMADDAMAGVYANLALRLLMWLLPAWIR; the protein is encoded by the coding sequence GTGATTCGTCTCGCGGTCTTTCTCGCGACTGTCGCCTATTGCGGGTATTTTCCTGTCGCGCCAGGCACCGTCGGATCCGCGGCGGGGCTCATCGTCTACCTCCTCGTGTGGTGGACGCGGTCGCCCATCATCGAAGTGGGCCTCATCGCGGTCACGTTTTTCGTCGGCACGTGGGCGGCCACCCACGCCGAACGGTATTTCGGAGGCATCGATCCCGGACCCGTCGTGATCGACGAGGTGCTCGGGATGCTGATCACGCTGGCGTTCATTCCGGCGGGATGGTCGGCGGCTCTGGCCGGGTTCCTGCTGTTTCGCGTCGCCGACGTGATCAAGCCGTTTCCGGCGAACCGTTTCGAAAAGCTGCACGGCGGCCTCGGCATCATGGCCGACGATGCGATGGCTGGGGTGTACGCGAACCTGGCGCTGCGGCTGCTGATGTGGCTGCTGCCGGCGTGGATCCGGTGA
- the ribD gene encoding bifunctional diaminohydroxyphosphoribosylaminopyrimidine deaminase/5-amino-6-(5-phosphoribosylamino)uracil reductase RibD has translation MKDDGRFMRTAIAVAERGRGTTSPNPLVGALIVDADGITVGRGAHRMAGGPHAEVLALEDAGGRARGATLYCTLEPCAHTGRTGPCAPLVARAGIARAVIAIEDPNPLVNGAGLRYLRQHGVEVSVGIERDRAAEQNAVFLTNIRERRPYVILKAAVSADGKLSAAAGARTYLTSAAANRRIHRQRAEVDAIGVGSGTLLADDPLLTARGAYRARPLTRVVFDRRLRTAATARIMRTLEAGPVIIIGTKVSDTDSGKAAEALIAAGANVLELDDAGIVPALHALMARGVMSILLEGGAALHRAALDANVVDEVHLYIAPAVLGPGSVDWIGGGRLSWESLQKRRAEWLGETVLVEGYVHRTG, from the coding sequence ATGAAGGACGATGGTCGGTTCATGCGCACCGCGATCGCCGTTGCCGAGCGCGGGCGCGGCACGACGAGTCCCAATCCGCTGGTAGGCGCGCTGATCGTGGACGCCGACGGTATCACTGTCGGCCGCGGCGCGCACCGGATGGCCGGCGGCCCGCACGCCGAGGTCCTGGCGCTCGAAGATGCCGGCGGCCGCGCACGGGGCGCGACACTCTACTGCACGCTCGAACCCTGTGCCCACACCGGGCGAACCGGGCCGTGCGCCCCGCTCGTGGCGCGCGCCGGCATCGCGCGGGCGGTAATCGCGATCGAGGATCCGAATCCGCTGGTGAACGGCGCCGGTCTCAGGTATCTGCGGCAGCACGGCGTCGAAGTGAGCGTCGGCATCGAGCGCGACCGCGCGGCCGAGCAGAACGCCGTGTTTCTCACCAATATCCGCGAGCGGCGTCCCTATGTAATCCTGAAAGCGGCGGTCAGCGCCGACGGCAAGCTGTCGGCGGCTGCCGGCGCGCGAACCTATCTGACGAGTGCGGCGGCCAATCGGCGGATTCACCGGCAGCGGGCTGAGGTCGACGCGATCGGCGTCGGGTCGGGGACGCTGCTGGCCGACGATCCGTTGCTGACCGCTCGTGGAGCCTACCGGGCGCGGCCGCTCACCCGCGTCGTCTTCGATCGACGGCTCCGAACCGCCGCGACCGCTCGCATCATGCGCACGCTCGAGGCCGGTCCTGTCATAATCATCGGTACGAAAGTTTCGGACACCGACTCAGGGAAGGCGGCCGAAGCGCTCATCGCGGCCGGGGCGAACGTGCTCGAACTCGACGATGCGGGGATCGTGCCGGCTCTCCACGCACTGATGGCTCGCGGGGTCATGTCGATCCTCCTGGAGGGGGGCGCGGCGCTGCACCGCGCGGCGCTCGACGCCAACGTGGTCGACGAGGTGCACCTCTATATTGCGCCGGCGGTGCTGGGTCCGGGCTCGGTAGACTGGATCGGGGGCGGCCGGCTGTCGTGGGAATCATTGCAGAAGCGCCGCGCCGAGTGGCTGGGCGAGACGGTGCTCGTGGAAGGCTATGTTCACCGGACTGGTTGA
- the ftsY gene encoding signal recognition particle-docking protein FtsY, whose translation MGFFDRIKASLSRTKEQFVERFDEIVGRADTAETRSRPIDVETLDALEEALISADVGVAAADRIVGVVRERRTKGASLRDLVKQEILAILKAADVPVADGSKPHVTLVVGVNGTGKTTTVGKLARAIKEQGQVPLICAADTFRAAAVEQLQVWATRAGVDFIRAQAGSDPAAVVFDAIAAGKARGRDVILVDTAGRLHTRANLMAELEKIRRVAAREVPGAPHEVLLVLDATVGQNGLTQAREFMGVAGVNGIVLTKLDGTAKGGIAVAIAHDLKLPIRYVGVGEGIDDLVPFSPDDYVNALFEEKW comes from the coding sequence ATGGGTTTCTTCGACCGGATCAAAGCCTCTCTATCGCGCACCAAGGAGCAGTTCGTCGAGCGCTTCGACGAGATCGTCGGCCGGGCCGATACCGCCGAGACGCGCAGCCGGCCCATCGACGTCGAGACACTGGACGCACTGGAAGAGGCGCTTATCTCGGCCGACGTCGGCGTGGCAGCGGCCGATCGCATTGTCGGCGTCGTGCGCGAGCGGCGCACGAAAGGCGCGTCGCTGCGCGATCTCGTCAAGCAGGAGATCCTGGCGATCCTGAAGGCCGCAGACGTTCCGGTCGCCGACGGCTCGAAGCCGCACGTCACGCTGGTCGTCGGCGTCAATGGTACGGGCAAGACGACCACCGTCGGCAAGCTGGCGCGAGCGATCAAGGAGCAGGGCCAGGTGCCGCTCATTTGCGCCGCCGACACGTTCCGCGCCGCCGCCGTCGAACAGTTGCAGGTGTGGGCGACGCGGGCCGGCGTCGACTTCATCCGCGCGCAGGCCGGCTCGGATCCCGCGGCCGTCGTCTTCGACGCGATTGCCGCCGGCAAGGCCCGTGGGCGCGATGTGATCCTCGTCGACACGGCCGGCCGTCTGCACACCCGCGCCAACCTGATGGCCGAGCTGGAGAAGATCCGGCGCGTGGCCGCGCGCGAGGTGCCGGGAGCGCCGCACGAGGTGCTGCTCGTGCTCGACGCCACCGTCGGCCAGAACGGCCTGACCCAGGCGCGCGAGTTCATGGGCGTGGCCGGCGTGAACGGCATCGTGTTGACCAAGCTTGACGGCACCGCCAAGGGCGGCATCGCCGTCGCCATCGCCCACGATCTCAAGCTGCCGATCCGCTACGTCGGGGTCGGCGAAGGGATCGACGACCTGGTGCCGTTTTCCCCCGACGACTATGTGAACGCGTTGTTCGAAGAAAAATGGTGA
- a CDS encoding NAD(P)H-dependent glycerol-3-phosphate dehydrogenase, with amino-acid sequence MNEPVAVLGAGSWGTALAVHCGRVGLDVRLWGRDPALMASIVNLGRNERYLPDVVVGPSVRSTASIEEALAGEPLVLAAVPSHGMRHVLRQARPFLATGAVIVSATKGLEADSLARMSRVIGEELPGHPVAVLSGPSFAVEVARGLPTAVVVASTDAAAAARVQERLKGPALRLYASDDVAGVEFGGALKNVIAIAAGVVEGLGLGHNAMAALITRGLVEMSRLACAEGSRRETLAGLSGLGDLVLTCTGNLSRNRHVGIELGRGRALPEILAGTRMVAEGVRTTGAALALGRRHGVELPLAAQMAAVLDGRTTALSAVDALMLRPQRSERDGLA; translated from the coding sequence ATGAACGAACCCGTCGCGGTGCTGGGTGCCGGCAGCTGGGGGACGGCGCTCGCGGTTCACTGCGGCCGCGTCGGGCTCGACGTGCGGCTGTGGGGTCGCGATCCGGCGCTGATGGCCTCGATCGTGAACCTCGGGCGCAACGAGCGCTACCTGCCCGATGTCGTCGTGGGACCGAGCGTGCGGTCGACGGCTTCGATCGAGGAGGCGCTCGCCGGCGAGCCCCTCGTGCTGGCGGCGGTGCCGTCGCACGGCATGCGGCACGTGCTGCGGCAGGCGCGCCCGTTCCTCGCGACCGGCGCGGTGATTGTCAGCGCCACGAAGGGCCTCGAGGCGGACTCGTTGGCGCGGATGTCGCGCGTAATCGGCGAGGAGCTGCCGGGGCATCCGGTGGCGGTGCTGTCGGGACCGAGCTTTGCCGTCGAGGTCGCACGCGGATTGCCGACGGCGGTGGTGGTGGCGTCGACCGACGCCGCTGCCGCCGCGCGCGTTCAGGAGCGCTTGAAGGGACCGGCCCTTCGCCTCTACGCGAGCGACGATGTGGCGGGCGTGGAGTTTGGCGGCGCGCTGAAGAACGTGATTGCGATCGCGGCCGGCGTCGTCGAGGGGCTCGGGCTCGGGCACAACGCGATGGCGGCGCTCATTACCCGCGGCCTGGTGGAGATGTCGCGGCTCGCCTGTGCGGAGGGCAGCCGCCGCGAGACGCTGGCCGGCCTGAGCGGACTGGGAGATCTGGTGCTCACGTGTACCGGGAATCTGAGCCGCAATCGCCACGTCGGAATCGAGCTTGGCCGGGGTCGGGCGCTGCCGGAGATTCTGGCCGGGACCAGGATGGTGGCCGAAGGCGTGCGCACGACCGGGGCGGCGCTCGCGCTCGGGAGGCGGCACGGTGTCGAGTTGCCGCTGGCTGCGCAGATGGCGGCCGTGCTCGACGGGCGGACGACTGCGCTGAGCGCGGTCGACGCGCTGATGCTGCGGCCGCAGCGTTCGGAACGTGACGGCCTCGCCTAG
- a CDS encoding phosphoadenylyl-sulfate reductase, which produces MNVDATLELVAAEVDRAAAPCVTASFQAECVVLVHMLRARRPRIPVLFLDTAHHFAATLRYRDEIAAAWDLNLVTLAAAEPSPGLWRESTQACCGRHKVGPLFAALAAHDTWFTGLRRDQSPSRAGLAEVEPFALADGTALRKVSPLARWTTSEVWQYARQHAIPLLPLYDLGYTSVGCEPCTTLPLDLENERSGRWGGQKLECGIHIQPAS; this is translated from the coding sequence ATGAACGTCGACGCCACGCTGGAACTCGTTGCCGCCGAGGTCGATCGCGCCGCCGCGCCGTGTGTGACGGCGAGCTTCCAGGCCGAGTGCGTGGTCCTGGTGCACATGCTGCGCGCGCGCCGGCCACGGATCCCGGTCCTGTTCCTCGACACCGCGCACCATTTCGCCGCGACGTTGCGCTATCGCGACGAGATCGCGGCGGCGTGGGATCTGAATCTCGTGACGTTGGCGGCCGCGGAGCCGTCGCCGGGCCTCTGGCGCGAAAGCACCCAGGCCTGCTGCGGACGCCACAAGGTCGGACCGCTCTTCGCGGCGCTCGCGGCCCACGACACCTGGTTCACCGGGCTTCGCCGCGACCAGTCGCCGTCACGCGCCGGGCTCGCAGAGGTCGAGCCGTTCGCGCTGGCCGACGGCACCGCGCTGCGGAAAGTCAGCCCGCTGGCGCGGTGGACGACCAGCGAGGTGTGGCAGTACGCCAGACAGCACGCGATTCCGCTGCTGCCGCTCTACGACCTGGGCTACACCAGCGTCGGGTGCGAACCCTGCACGACGCTGCCGCTCGATCTCGAGAACGAGCGATCCGGCCGCTGGGGCGGCCAGAAGCTCGAGTGCGGCATCCACATCCAGCCCGCGAGCTGA
- the ftcD gene encoding glutamate formimidoyltransferase, with amino-acid sequence MAPIIECIPNVSEGRRAEIVDAIADGIRRTPGATLLDYSSDASHNRSVFTFAGDAAAVKTAVLAIYERALPAIDLRSHRGEHPRLGAVDVVPFVPIEGVTMAECVALARSVGDEVASRFGVPVYLYEEASTDPTRRNLEDIRRGEFEGLAAKMASPGWTPDFGPAAPHASAGASVIGARPPLVAYNINLDTNRIDVARKIAAAIRHSSGGFRFVKAAGFELKDRGIVQVSMNLTNFEKTPIFRVFEAVKREAERYGVAILESEIVGLVPAAALHACAEYYLQMAGFKASQVLENKLREIGESGDRVIG; translated from the coding sequence ATGGCGCCAATCATTGAGTGCATTCCCAATGTCAGCGAAGGCCGCCGCGCCGAGATCGTCGACGCGATCGCCGACGGGATCCGCCGGACGCCCGGTGCGACGCTGCTCGACTACTCGTCGGATGCATCGCACAACCGATCCGTGTTCACCTTCGCCGGTGACGCCGCCGCCGTGAAGACGGCGGTCCTGGCGATCTACGAGCGGGCGCTGCCCGCCATCGACTTGCGCTCCCACCGCGGCGAACACCCGCGGCTCGGCGCCGTCGACGTCGTCCCGTTCGTCCCCATCGAAGGGGTGACGATGGCCGAATGCGTCGCGCTGGCGAGGAGCGTCGGCGACGAAGTCGCGTCGCGCTTCGGCGTGCCGGTCTACTTGTACGAAGAGGCGTCGACCGACCCCACGCGCAGGAACCTCGAGGACATCCGGCGCGGTGAATTCGAAGGCCTCGCCGCGAAGATGGCCTCGCCGGGATGGACGCCCGACTTCGGGCCGGCCGCGCCGCACGCTTCCGCCGGCGCCTCGGTGATCGGCGCGCGGCCGCCGCTCGTCGCCTACAACATCAACCTCGACACGAACCGGATCGACGTCGCCAGGAAAATCGCCGCCGCCATCCGCCACAGCAGCGGCGGGTTCCGCTTCGTCAAGGCGGCCGGCTTCGAACTGAAGGACCGCGGCATCGTCCAGGTCTCGATGAACCTGACCAATTTCGAGAAGACGCCGATCTTCCGCGTCTTCGAAGCGGTGAAACGAGAAGCCGAGCGTTACGGCGTGGCGATTCTCGAGAGCGAGATCGTCGGGCTGGTGCCGGCGGCTGCGCTTCACGCCTGCGCCGAATACTACTTGCAGATGGCAGGCTTCAAGGCCAGCCAAGTGTTGGAAAACAAGCTCCGGGAGATCGGAGAATCGGGTGATCGGGTGATCGGGTGA
- a CDS encoding riboflavin synthase, with translation MFTGLVEAVGEIAEIKPTTLGVRLRLLTDLSDQLVPGDSLAVNGVCLTVVSAEKGGAYMDVSPETLRVTTLGALKRGAAVNLERPMRADARFGGHFVQGHVDATGTIEDLRQDGDCWWMTVMFPPSLAAQVIRKGSVAIDGISLTVAGVDDRQLDVQIIPYTWEHTNLKVARVHDSVNIECDMLGKYVLRAMESLKDVRK, from the coding sequence ATGTTCACCGGACTGGTTGAAGCGGTCGGCGAGATTGCCGAAATCAAGCCGACGACGTTGGGCGTGCGGCTTCGTCTGCTGACGGATCTGTCGGATCAGCTTGTCCCCGGGGACTCCCTCGCGGTGAACGGCGTCTGTCTAACAGTGGTCTCGGCGGAGAAGGGCGGCGCTTACATGGACGTGTCGCCGGAGACGCTGCGGGTGACGACGCTCGGCGCCCTCAAGCGCGGCGCGGCCGTCAACCTCGAGCGTCCGATGCGCGCCGACGCGCGGTTCGGCGGGCACTTCGTGCAGGGACACGTGGATGCGACCGGCACGATCGAGGATCTGCGCCAGGACGGCGACTGCTGGTGGATGACCGTGATGTTCCCGCCTTCGCTCGCCGCGCAAGTCATCCGCAAGGGTTCGGTCGCCATAGACGGCATCAGCCTGACGGTCGCGGGGGTCGACGATCGGCAGCTCGACGTGCAGATCATCCCGTATACGTGGGAACATACCAACCTGAAGGTGGCCCGCGTGCACGACTCGGTCAACATCGAATGCGACATGCTCGGCAAGTACGTGCTGCGCGCCATGGAGAGCCTGAAGGACGTCCGCAAGTGA
- the plsY gene encoding glycerol-3-phosphate 1-O-acyltransferase PlsY translates to MIPWILIGYAVGSVPFAFIVARRAGIDVRVSGSGNVGAANVLRTTGTPLGVIVMALDILKGAATVLLAAAIEGTPSAMAAAGAAAVVGHIYPVWLRFHGGKGVAVAAGVFGVLAPIATIAAAAVFLIVVWGTRVISLGSVAATVTLPSVALLSGGSRTVVAASAGSGVLILFRHRANLRRILRGTERRMGPRDGALGGEQR, encoded by the coding sequence ATGATCCCGTGGATCCTCATCGGCTACGCCGTCGGTTCAGTGCCCTTCGCCTTCATCGTGGCGCGCCGCGCCGGCATCGACGTTCGCGTGTCCGGCAGCGGCAATGTCGGGGCGGCCAACGTGCTCCGCACGACCGGCACGCCGCTCGGCGTGATCGTCATGGCGCTGGACATTCTCAAGGGGGCCGCGACGGTGCTGCTGGCCGCGGCGATCGAAGGCACGCCGTCGGCGATGGCGGCCGCCGGCGCCGCGGCGGTCGTGGGGCACATCTATCCCGTGTGGCTTCGGTTCCACGGCGGCAAGGGAGTGGCGGTTGCGGCCGGCGTGTTCGGAGTGCTGGCGCCGATCGCGACGATCGCGGCGGCGGCCGTGTTCCTGATTGTCGTCTGGGGCACGCGCGTCATCTCGCTCGGGTCCGTGGCCGCCACGGTCACCCTGCCGTCGGTCGCGCTGTTGAGCGGCGGCTCCCGAACCGTGGTGGCCGCCTCGGCGGGCAGCGGCGTCCTGATTCTCTTCCGACATCGCGCCAACCTGCGGCGGATCCTGCGCGGCACCGAACGCCGGATGGGGCCTCGCGACGGAGCGCTGGGAGGCGAGCAGCGATGA
- a CDS encoding RDD family protein, with the protein MPKCPKCQYFSFDSGDRCRNCGYDFSLAVEPPPSDLEIQNGKEPVGPFGDFTLHEPARGLPLFTPGTEPDAPLVPPNPTPRAPLAVRRGPTPGRPARPKRERADRDPEPRLALDTAEFPIVAVPSAPEPELGLDLSSSPPAPAAASELDSRRAGMMARIGAAAVDFSLLAVINVMVLYFTLRICDLTFADITLLPGAPVISFLLLVDGGYLATFVAAGGQTIGKMATGIRVVPADPAAPRSEHVTFGHALVRAAALLLGLVPAGLGLLPVLFGDHRGLHDRLADTRVVKA; encoded by the coding sequence ATGCCGAAATGCCCCAAGTGCCAGTACTTCAGCTTCGATAGCGGCGACCGCTGCCGCAACTGCGGCTACGATTTCTCGCTCGCCGTCGAACCGCCGCCCAGCGATCTGGAGATTCAGAACGGGAAGGAACCGGTCGGTCCGTTCGGCGACTTCACGCTCCACGAACCGGCCCGAGGTCTTCCGCTGTTCACTCCCGGCACCGAGCCGGACGCGCCGCTCGTGCCGCCGAATCCGACGCCGCGGGCCCCGCTCGCCGTCCGCCGCGGTCCGACGCCCGGCCGCCCCGCGCGGCCGAAGCGCGAACGCGCCGATCGCGATCCGGAGCCGCGCCTCGCGCTCGACACCGCGGAATTCCCGATCGTCGCGGTGCCGTCCGCTCCGGAGCCGGAACTTGGACTCGACCTGTCATCGTCGCCCCCCGCGCCTGCTGCGGCTTCCGAGCTCGACAGCCGCCGCGCCGGCATGATGGCGCGGATCGGCGCGGCAGCGGTCGATTTCTCGCTGCTCGCCGTCATCAACGTCATGGTGCTGTACTTCACCTTGCGGATCTGCGACCTGACGTTCGCCGACATTACGCTCCTGCCCGGCGCGCCGGTGATCTCGTTCCTGCTGCTGGTCGACGGCGGCTATCTCGCGACCTTTGTGGCAGCGGGCGGTCAGACGATCGGCAAGATGGCCACCGGCATTCGCGTCGTCCCGGCGGACCCGGCCGCGCCGCGCTCGGAGCACGTCACTTTCGGGCACGCCCTCGTCCGCGCCGCCGCGCTCTTGCTCGGGCTCGTCCCGGCCGGGCTGGGCCTGCTGCCGGTTCTTTTCGGGGACCATCGCGGTCTGCACGACCGCCTCGCCGACACCCGTGTCGTGAAAGCGTGA